AGACTGGACTCCGGCCAGGACGGCGGCGTCCAGCGCATTTTGCAGTTTGGTCTTCTGAAGGTAACCGTATCCGACATCGATCGTCAATCCAAGGAAGCCTATCATCACTGCCAGCGCAAAAGCAAACAATACAACTACGGATCCTTTTTCATTCTTAATCAGTTTTTTTACCGGTCGGAATATTTTTTGCCGCCTCATCCTTCAACCTCCCATGTACCGTGAGTGACTTTGGACGCAAGTAAGAAGGTTTCTCTTAATATGTAATACAATATGTAGATGCGATTTTAGACCTATAAGCTTATTATCTGATTAATTTCGACAATCTTTAGTTAACGGGCTTCTTCCTTAATAAACCAGTCAAAGGGCAGTGTCTTAACCCGTGGGTTGTCGAAGATAAAGACGCCTGTCAGGGCAACATAAAAAGGATGTGTTTATTTAGGCGCCGTTGATAAGCTGGGCATTTCGGATGTCGAATACAGGAGGTAAGAAGTCGGATTTCTTGAAGGAATTAGCCGTTATAAATTCCCCCGTTGAATCTAATCTCTGTTCTGGTTTCCGATGTCTAAATTGCGGCGTTTTGCCAGTGAAACGCTAAGCAACGGTTACATGTGGGATTGGTAAAGACCGGACGAGGTGACGTCTGTGTTCGAGGTGTTATACCGGACCGTTCTAATCTATTTTGTGGTACTCATAATGATCAGGCTGATGGGCAAGCGCGAGATAGGGCAGCTTTCACCCTTCGACTTTGTGGTGGCCATCATCATTGCGGAAGTGGCGGCACTGCCGATGGAGTCAACGGATATCCCTCTCTTGCGCGGGCTACTGCCCCTGTTTATCCTGGCCTTTCTTGAAATAGCGTTTTCCTACGCGGCGCTGCACAGCCGCTGGCTCAGGCAGGTTATGTGCGGGTCGCCGCAGGTTGTGATAAAAGACGGACAAATACTGCGTGCGGAAATGAGACGGGCGCGTTACAATATCGACGACCTTTTGAGTCAACTCCGCGAAAAAGGATATCTGGATCCGGGCGAGGTGGCTTTTGCGGTTTTGGAAAACTCGGGAAGACTCAGCGTTGTTCCCCGAAGCGATAATAGACCGGTGATCCGCAAAGATTTGGGCCTCGGTTCCGGGTCGGATACAAGAGATGAAGAACTGCCGTACATTCTGGTAGCCGACGGGGAGGTGCTGACGCGAAACCTGTCGGCCATCGGGAGAGACGGTACATGGCTGGAGAAAGAACTTCAAAAACGCGGCCTGACATCGGAACAGGTGTTTTTGGCCACCTACTCACGGGACCGCGGGTTTTTTGTAAGTAAAAGGGAAGGATTTCATCGTAAAGCGGCGAAAAAATAAGGAGTCTCACA
This window of the Bacillota bacterium genome carries:
- a CDS encoding DUF421 domain-containing protein translates to MFEVLYRTVLIYFVVLIMIRLMGKREIGQLSPFDFVVAIIIAEVAALPMESTDIPLLRGLLPLFILAFLEIAFSYAALHSRWLRQVMCGSPQVVIKDGQILRAEMRRARYNIDDLLSQLREKGYLDPGEVAFAVLENSGRLSVVPRSDNRPVIRKDLGLGSGSDTRDEELPYILVADGEVLTRNLSAIGRDGTWLEKELQKRGLTSEQVFLATYSRDRGFFVSKREGFHRKAAKK